A genomic window from Gossypium hirsutum isolate 1008001.06 chromosome D10, Gossypium_hirsutum_v2.1, whole genome shotgun sequence includes:
- the LOC107915694 gene encoding organelle RRM domain-containing protein 1, chloroplastic isoform X1, translating to MYTRLFPKSSGHLFTWAGNGKRGPTQPTEAEYQKLISAKHKHSAGSGEATAMPMEALRPSLAVPTISFGINNSHKSLPHLASLNTKIRFPIAVQNHFNLSLSNYCISSSKTEIATLASFVSSSTAKGNYWVVLMAKPPEGFTSKPQIIDYYVNTLGTVLGSEKDAQMCIYDASCDTHFGFCCHIDEQASRELSRLPEVLLVKPDPNYNSKQKDYTASNIEFIANIGNLQLFPAGNTKHWLVRMDKPGIGVVTKAQMVDYYTQILTKVLGNEKDAQMCIYHVSWQSQFGFCCELDEESANELAGVPGVLSVELDKNFESENKDYGGNNLQNSTSASETTSIRTKKLFITGLSFYTSEKTLRSHFEGFGELVEVKIIMDKISKRSKGYAFVEYTTEEAASAALKEMNGKIINGWMIVVDVAKTKPQNFSGSRPRATVQRE from the exons ATGTATACTAGACTATTTCCAAAATCCTCAGGACATTTGTTTACATGGGCTGGGAACGGCAAACGTGGCCCAACCCAACCAACCGAAGCCGAGTACCAGAAGTTGATAAGCGCGAAGCATAAGCATTCAGCAGGGTCGGGAGAAGCAACAGCTATGCCTATGGAAGCTCTTCGTCCCTCACTGGCAGTGCCCACCATTTCTTTTGGAATCAACAACTCTCACAAATCACTGCCCCATCTTGCTTCCCTAAACACTAAAATCAGATTTCCCATTGCTGTTCAGAACCACTTCAACCTTTCCTTATCCAATTATTGTATTTCTTCATCTAAAACTGAAATTGCAACCTTAGCTTCCTTTGTTTCTTCTTCAACAGCTAAGGGCAACTACTGGGTGGTGCTAATGGCTAAGCCACCAGAAGGGTTCACTTCCAAACCCCAAATCATTGATTACTATGTCAATACTTTGGGAACAGTTTTGGGCTCTGAAAAAGATGCTCAGATGTGTATATACGACGCCTCTTGTGATACCCACTTTGGCTTCTGCTGCCATATTGATGAACAAGCCTCCCGTGAACTTTCTC GTTTACCTGAGGTTTTATTGGTTAAGCCAGACCCAAATTACAATTCTAAGCAAAAAGATTACACTGCTTCAAACATTGAATTTATTGCTAACATAGGGAATTTGCAGTTGTTTCCTGCTGGGAACACCAAACACTGGCTTGTTCGAATGGACAAGCCTGGAATTGGGGTTGTCACAAAAGCACAAATGGTTGattattatactcaaatactgaCCAAAGTTTTGGGAAA TGAGAAGGATGCTCAAATGTGTATATATCATGTATCTTGGCAATCCCAATTTGGTTTCTGTTGTGAACTTGATGAGGAAAGTGCAAATGAATTAGCCG GTGTGCCTGGAGTTTTATCTGTTGAACTAGATAAGAATTTTGAGTCAGAGAATAAAGACTATGGAG GTAATAATCTACAAAATTCTACGAGTGCTAGTGAAACGACCTCCATAAGAACTAAGAAACTTTTCATAACAG GCCTATCATTTTACACTTCTGAGAAAACATTACGTTCACATTTTGAAGGTTTTGGTGAGCTTGTTGAAG TTAAAATCATAATGGACAAGATCTCTAAAAGATCTAAAGGGTATGCATTCGTGGAATACACCACAGAGGAGGCTGCCAGTGCTGCACTCAAGGAGATGAATGGCAAG ATCATAAATGGGTGGATGATAGTTGTTGACGTTGCCAAGACTAAACCGCAGAACTTCAGCGGAAGTCGGCCAAGAGCGACAGTCCAACGAGAATGA
- the LOC107915694 gene encoding organelle RRM domain-containing protein 1, chloroplastic isoform X2 gives MSILWEQFWALKKMLRCVYTTPLVIPTLASAAILMNKPPVNFLLFPAGNTKHWLVRMDKPGIGVVTKAQMVDYYTQILTKVLGNEKDAQMCIYHVSWQSQFGFCCELDEESANELAGVPGVLSVELDKNFESENKDYGGNNLQNSTSASETTSIRTKKLFITGLSFYTSEKTLRSHFEGFGELVEVKIIMDKISKRSKGYAFVEYTTEEAASAALKEMNGKIINGWMIVVDVAKTKPQNFSGSRPRATVQRE, from the exons ATGTCAATACTTTGGGAACAGTTTTGGGCTCTGAAAAAGATGCTCAGATGTGTATATACGACGCCTCTTGTGATACCCACTTTGGCTTCTGCTGCCATATTGATGAACAAGCCTCCCGTGAACTTTCTC TTGTTTCCTGCTGGGAACACCAAACACTGGCTTGTTCGAATGGACAAGCCTGGAATTGGGGTTGTCACAAAAGCACAAATGGTTGattattatactcaaatactgaCCAAAGTTTTGGGAAA TGAGAAGGATGCTCAAATGTGTATATATCATGTATCTTGGCAATCCCAATTTGGTTTCTGTTGTGAACTTGATGAGGAAAGTGCAAATGAATTAGCCG GTGTGCCTGGAGTTTTATCTGTTGAACTAGATAAGAATTTTGAGTCAGAGAATAAAGACTATGGAG GTAATAATCTACAAAATTCTACGAGTGCTAGTGAAACGACCTCCATAAGAACTAAGAAACTTTTCATAACAG GCCTATCATTTTACACTTCTGAGAAAACATTACGTTCACATTTTGAAGGTTTTGGTGAGCTTGTTGAAG TTAAAATCATAATGGACAAGATCTCTAAAAGATCTAAAGGGTATGCATTCGTGGAATACACCACAGAGGAGGCTGCCAGTGCTGCACTCAAGGAGATGAATGGCAAG ATCATAAATGGGTGGATGATAGTTGTTGACGTTGCCAAGACTAAACCGCAGAACTTCAGCGGAAGTCGGCCAAGAGCGACAGTCCAACGAGAATGA